The Lepeophtheirus salmonis chromosome 3, UVic_Lsal_1.4, whole genome shotgun sequence genomic interval AGCTATTTTACTCTCATaacaaatattatgtactatGCCAATTAGTTCGaatgcataatttatttattattgaaaccTACAAATCGATTCATATGAATGGTTGTAGTTCTATACGTACTTCTACTATCACTTATCAGATAAAGAATGGCGAGGGAAAAAAacttagaattttatttattatatcgttattttttgttttaaaaatacggACTTTGtccaaaacatatattaaagacataaaatattcattatttttaaatctctgaatgtaaattaatgttaaaattagtttttgtgcAGAAATAATTTTCGACTCATAGCTTCTTCATCTATCTGACATTCTAAAAAGTTTCGAGCCTTTTCTTTTAGCTCCGAGAGAACTTGAATTTTTTCATCTATCATTTCCTCCAATTGATGACAATATGCtacatattcaaaagaaaacaaatattgaaacttgattaaaattataaaattatgatgtTACCATCTTGATCATAATCAACTCCATTCGTTACAGCAATAAGTGATGCATCCTCTTCAATCCAATGGGACATCCGATTTATAGCGGATCTATGGTTTTCTACCAAGTCTTCCTCAAGGATTTGCAAATGAGATATTGCCTCCTgtgataatgaataaaagaatgTTAGGTACTTGCTATACAATAAGGGATAAATCATGGAATACCTGAAAGTTGTACCAGTCTGCAGATAACTCTCCTTCATTCATTGAACGCAATTGAGCTAAATCTGAGTCTTCCGGACTCAAAACTCCATCCTCCATCCTTGTTTCGACAACTTCTTCAGTAGGAGATGCTGACAATTTCGGAGGTGGATTATTATTTGCTAGATTATTTGCCAGATTATTTGCTGGGTCATTAGCTCCTAATTCTTTAACTCTGTCTGCATATCGTAATGTATTTAAAGTATGTTCACATGAACTTAAAACAGGTGAAACCATAGCAatctaagaaaaacaatttatgcactaatcattaaaaaaaaaaaaaactctcctTACCATGcatgtttttgatttttctccCATGAAGGAATCGCGTAAAACTTGAGTGAGCTTACTAGCTCTAAAAGGCAAATGCCCACCTTTACGACCTAAAGCTCTAATACATTCTTTAAGCGCAAGAAGGGACTTATTGATTTCAGCTCCTTCCATTCCTAtagaaaatgttaaataatataaaatacatgcaGTCAGTCATTCAATAAAAGGCAAGACGTACTGGTTTGGCGATCTGCTGAGTGTGTGTCTGCTCCTCTTTCATTTCCTGCTAAATCAATTAATGagaattttccaaaaagtttgtttttattttggcgAAGGATGATTTGGAATACTGCATGTGATCTTGAGGAATGGGCATTGGCAGACGTTTGTCCCGATGTTCTTAGATTATTTCCGTGAGTAATAAGTTTAAGCACGTCTTCCACACACTCCACAACCTTCTCAGTAAGACCTACAATAACCACTTGTTGTTTCCCATCTTCCAAAACTCGAAGTTTGGATTTTCCGGATAAAAGATCAAAAACCTTTGGGAAGTCAAATGTAAGAGAAATGACGATTGATGAATgaatcaaaatacaaatttgtatgtataagCCACTTTAAGAGGATTCATCCTACCTTTCCACTATAAATTTCGAAATAACTGCATGAAACATGTAATTTCAAGCCTTTATATTTAggagatttcaaaaatttaaatacgtCCATAGTAGCTAATGCATAGATTCCATTTTTAGAATCCTGAGATTTTCCATGAAACTCTCCACCCATTGTATGAGTTTTACCAGAACCTGTTTGTCCATATGCAAAACATGTAGCCATACccccttcaaaaatattttgaactaaGGGACGGGCAGCATACCTGAAATAGAAAACAGATGAGTATATATAGGCATAAAAACTTGACATCTAAATATGGATCATTGTTTGCAATAATTACTTGTATACAAGCTCGTTTGTTGCAGTGTCATCGAAGGCATAATCATATCTGAAATGTTGATTATCCAGATACTTAGTCAGATCAACTTTAGTTTTTGGTTCATGGACGATAATTTGATCTTTATTTGGCATTGTGACAACATCaacttctcttcttttttcttctttcttatttaaTGGCCTTTTACGCACACAAACTGTGATTTGGTGATCCGTTATAGTGTCACCATCGTGAAATGGATTGAACTCCAGTTGTTCTTGATAATCTCTAATCATACACAAAAATTCCCAGTTGGGATTGCCTGgatcaacatttttttgagcCTCTTTCTCTTCTAATATCTCTGCCTGTTTGGCTCTTCGCTCCTCACGGTTTTTCTTTAAGCGTTCTACCTCTTTCACGACATTGGACCTCCGTCGAtctgttgataaaaaataaaaaataagtcaataataaGTTAGAATAATTAGTAGTGTTGCATTCCAGTCTGACTCTCGAAAATTGGTATCTTGTAGTTTTGTGCAGACTCAACTGGAATGGTGATTCGcttttcaaattagaaaaaaaaacgaatcagctttcatatttttatttatttggcttaattttaatcactaaaCCTCAGCTAATTTTTTGAGTTTGGAAGGGCTTTCTCATAGTAGTTTTCTAATCAATTATAGTTTAACTTATTCCCCCCTAATTAGATTATTCTCCAGGAGTTATAAAGAGATTTTCcagcaatttgaagaatgccaACTAATAAACGTGGATGTGGCTATTATGTGAGGGAGCCATATTGAGACTTGTTTTTACTAGCATCTCATAAGATGCAATTTTATGAGATATTTGTTACTCCATTCACTTTATGCACCCTCTGTAACCTTTAGAAATCAACCTCTAGAACAGTGTTTCTTAAACTGGGTTCAATCGAACCCCAGGGGTTCGGAAAGCCCCCGCATCCACTGACGTGACTGTCGATCGGGGCGACCTACTTTCAGTGCAAGTGTGCCGCAATATTGTTGAATGCTCAAAGCGGAGGATACCAACATGAAAAACAAAGGGGGGAGGACCTGCtgtgaaattcaaaaaagtttcttatgCAGAAACGACGGAAAGAGAATGACAACGCTGGAATTGGAGAATTTTCTGTACTTGGAGAGCTGAAGCAAGCAATTACCATGCACTTAGAAGAACTTGTGAAGTCTCCAAGGGTTACTTCTCCACCACAGGGTAATATCCAGCATGGGTAAGACAGCCTTTCAAGTTTAGTGTTGCGATAGAAGATTTGAAAGATGAATATCTCGATGAAATCATTTCAACTTCAGGAAAGGCAGTTTCAATTACTCTTCAAAAAACAACGTTATCAACGATCTGATTGTATTGCAAAGAAAGTCCTGGAGATACTCATACCGTTTGTAACAACATATATTTGAGAGAAATCCTGATCGAGGATGGTCGACATAAAACCAAAGAAAAGGAGCTGACTGTTGCGAAAATGATATGTGAGTGGCACTTACAAAGGTGAAGCCACGGATTTCTGAACTTGTGTCTGAAAGGCAacagaaaaagataaattgatttgcaagaaatattcatttagttttttttttgtgtgaaattcATGTTTTGCTGGTTTTGTTATTTGAACACAGTGGTTTTTGGTTGCAACTGATGCATAGTTCATTTTGtgcacttataaaatataaaactatgttctcaagaaatcatattttatttttccaatcacGAAGTGGTTCGATGAATTTACTGACGAAGCTTGCGGGGTTCAGTACCTCCAATAAGAttaagaaccactgctctagaaatagtaataaataaaataatatttttttttttgttagtaccTATACTCAGCCCA includes:
- the LOC121114559 gene encoding kinesin-like protein KIF2A isoform X3, whose protein sequence is MGQCSLTSNRKRRSCSSPISSSIEVESSPEEESEEDFNNNQDILYEMASEQFMIRDIQKKGECETFVIDFVDDSSRKKRKPPPLPLKTKRNSFRKVSGLIKRKSSASSVRELRNSTTGVTSLKSGVRKKSNSNNHFLKRSSLLKEDKDQQQERQSGSNRNTTMGKTTTSFRGKNYRFQNRLEKTLLNKKKHNIKSSRGGGTVTSPDNQSSKVQGRIHSAVVTGINTTTKSVTVEWREREETKGKEIELETLLGLNQDLIPPPPPPTNGAVITNNKLPKYAQRPTNNNRNTTPSATSQNTNVVSSGVRNRNRLTSRQTMGIPQNEESNPTNVVVPNSHINNNLATNGHGSENAPPSSSSRLPQSTTPQLNYSSNNGSTAETVVKAGTAAAAAAGGGINRRRSNVVKEVERLKKNREERRAKQAEILEEKEAQKNVDPGNPNWEFLCMIRDYQEQLEFNPFHDGDTITDHQITVCVRKRPLNKKEEKRREVDVVTMPNKDQIIVHEPKTKVDLTKYLDNQHFRYDYAFDDTATNELVYKYAARPLVQNIFEGGMATCFAYGQTGSGKTHTMGGEFHGKSQDSKNGIYALATMDVFKFLKSPKYKGLKLHVSCSYFEIYSGKVFDLLSGKSKLRVLEDGKQQVVIVGLTEKVVECVEDVLKLITHGNNLRTSGQTSANAHSSRSHAVFQIILRQNKNKLFGKFSLIDLAGNERGADTHSADRQTRMEGAEINKSLLALKECIRALGRKGGHLPFRASKLTQVLRDSFMGEKSKTCMIAMVSPVLSSCEHTLNTLRYADRVKELGANDPANNLANNLANNNPPPKLSASPTEEVVETRMEDGVLSPEDSDLAQLRSMNEGELSADWYNFQEAISHLQILEEDLVENHRSAINRMSHWIEEDASLIAVTNGVDYDQDAYCHQLEEMIDEKIQVLSELKEKARNFLECQIDEEAMSRKLFLHKN
- the LOC121114559 gene encoding kinesin-like protein KIF2A isoform X4 codes for the protein MGQCSLTSNRKRRSCSSPISSSIEVESSPEEESEEDFNNNQDILYEMASEQFMIRDIQKKGECETFVIDFVDDSSRKKRKPPPLPLKTKRNSFRKVSGLIKRKSSASSVRELRNSTTGVTSLKSGVRKKSNSNNHFLKRSSLLKEDKDQQQERQSGSNRNTTMGKTTTSFRGKNYRFQNRLEKTLLNKKKHNIKSSRGGGTVTSPDNQSSKVQGRIHSAVVTGINTTTKSVTVEWREREETKGKEIELETLLGLNQDLIPPPPPPTNGAVITNNKLPKYAQRPTNNNRNTTPSATSQNTNVVSSGVRNRNRLTSRQTMGIPQNEESNPTNVVVPNSHINNNLATNGHGSENAPPSSSSRLPQSTTPQLNYSSNNGSTAETVVKAGTAAAAAAGGDRRRSNVVKEVERLKKNREERRAKQAEILEEKEAQKNVDPGNPNWEFLCMIRDYQEQLEFNPFHDGDTITDHQITVCVRKRPLNKKEEKRREVDVVTMPNKDQIIVHEPKTKVDLTKYLDNQHFRYDYAFDDTATNELVYKYAARPLVQNIFEGGMATCFAYGQTGSGKTHTMGGEFHGKSQDSKNGIYALATMDVFKFLKSPKYKGLKLHVSCSYFEIYSGKVFDLLSGKSKLRVLEDGKQQVVIVGLTEKVVECVEDVLKLITHGNNLRTSGQTSANAHSSRSHAVFQIILRQNKNKLFGKFSLIDLAGNERGADTHSADRQTRMEGAEINKSLLALKECIRALGRKGGHLPFRASKLTQVLRDSFMGEKSKTCMIAMVSPVLSSCEHTLNTLRYADRVKELGANDPANNLANNLANNNPPPKLSASPTEEVVETRMEDGVLSPEDSDLAQLRSMNEGELSADWYNFQEAISHLQILEEDLVENHRSAINRMSHWIEEDASLIAVTNGVDYDQDAYCHQLEEMIDEKIQVLSELKEKARNFLECQIDEEAMSRKLFLHKN